One genomic segment of Culturomica massiliensis includes these proteins:
- a CDS encoding RagB/SusD family nutrient uptake outer membrane protein, whose translation MKRIIYIVLSIFLGTGAVSCDAFLDLEPKAAVTPNVYLNTEDQLAAYGAAKYSLFRTPAGYSGIGQYGYDNNSDNQTSQSSNGNFILGQKTVGQSGGAWNFESIRDCNYFFEDVLPKYREGKISGVTNNIRHYIGEMYFFRAYIYFSKLTAVGDFPIITKVLDDNYSELVEANKRRPRNEVARFILSDLDSAILYMQPAAPASNRLTRNAALLFKSRVALYEGTWLKYHAGTARVPGGPDWPGANADYLADFTIDLNREIDFFLTQAMTAADEVASSIALYDDYAGMFRMANLNTVPEVLLFRAYSLEEKVSHYVQSYLQSNGGGNTGFSRSLVESFLMTSGLPIYADAVYKGDETLEDVLHDRDIRLTSSVLVAGDQLRPDFYFEKPDLTGGDAEVRTTTGYSIKKGLVNTEYLINVQYVSPCIIFRVAEAYLNYIEADYVKNGSLDGKSREYWQALRRRAGVDTDFNNTIAHTDLSRERDLAKYSGSNPVDATLYNIRRERRCEFIAEGMRKDDLYRWRALDQMQRYYIEGINLWDEMYKLYDNLKPEGESDAPNVSTRSYKYLRPLSINRNNLAFGGYNFPQAHYLDPIAYYHFTKSTPKEGGDVTTSVIYQNPGWKIEVGSKAEY comes from the coding sequence ATGAAACGAATAATATACATTGTATTATCTATTTTTCTGGGGACCGGAGCCGTCTCTTGTGACGCATTCCTGGATCTCGAACCGAAGGCGGCCGTGACTCCGAATGTATACCTGAATACGGAAGATCAACTGGCGGCTTACGGAGCAGCAAAATACTCCTTGTTCCGTACTCCTGCCGGATATTCCGGAATCGGGCAATACGGTTACGATAATAATAGTGATAATCAGACGTCTCAAAGTTCAAACGGAAATTTTATTCTGGGTCAGAAGACGGTAGGACAATCCGGTGGAGCCTGGAATTTTGAATCTATACGGGATTGCAATTATTTCTTTGAAGATGTATTGCCAAAATACAGAGAAGGGAAAATTTCAGGTGTTACAAACAATATCCGCCATTATATTGGTGAGATGTATTTTTTTCGGGCGTATATTTATTTTTCCAAATTGACGGCTGTCGGAGATTTCCCGATTATCACCAAGGTGTTGGACGACAATTACAGCGAATTGGTAGAAGCCAATAAACGCAGGCCCCGAAATGAGGTTGCCCGTTTTATCTTGTCGGATCTGGATTCTGCAATTTTGTATATGCAACCGGCTGCTCCGGCTTCAAACCGGTTGACCCGGAATGCGGCTCTTTTGTTTAAATCCAGGGTTGCTTTATATGAAGGTACCTGGTTAAAATACCATGCCGGCACTGCCCGTGTTCCCGGTGGTCCTGACTGGCCGGGGGCGAATGCGGATTATCTGGCAGATTTTACGATCGATTTAAACCGGGAAATTGACTTTTTCCTGACACAGGCGATGACGGCTGCTGACGAGGTGGCTTCTTCGATCGCTTTGTACGACGATTATGCCGGTATGTTCAGAATGGCAAATCTCAATACAGTGCCTGAAGTACTTTTATTCCGGGCATACAGTCTGGAAGAAAAGGTGTCTCATTATGTACAATCTTATTTGCAGAGTAACGGTGGAGGAAATACGGGGTTTTCCCGCTCTTTGGTGGAAAGTTTTTTAATGACGAGCGGTTTACCGATTTATGCCGATGCTGTTTATAAAGGAGACGAGACATTGGAAGATGTTTTACACGATAGAGATATACGTTTAACATCTTCTGTGTTGGTTGCCGGTGATCAGTTACGTCCTGATTTTTATTTTGAAAAGCCGGATTTGACGGGTGGGGATGCTGAAGTAAGGACGACGACAGGGTATTCTATAAAGAAAGGATTGGTAAATACAGAATATCTGATCAATGTACAGTATGTATCCCCTTGTATTATTTTCAGGGTGGCGGAGGCTTATTTGAACTATATTGAGGCTGACTATGTAAAAAACGGTAGTTTGGATGGGAAAAGCCGGGAGTATTGGCAGGCGTTGCGAAGACGTGCCGGTGTGGATACGGATTTTAATAATACGATAGCTCATACTGATTTGTCTCGGGAGCGTGATTTGGCAAAATATTCCGGAAGTAATCCGGTAGACGCCACTTTATATAATATTCGCCGGGAACGCCGCTGTGAATTTATTGCAGAAGGAATGCGTAAAGACGATTTGTACCGCTGGAGGGCTTTGGATCAAATGCAGCGATATTATATCGAAGGTATCAATTTGTGGGATGAAATGTATAAGTTATATGACAATCTGAAACCGGAAGGAGAATCAGATGCTCCCAATGTTTCCACCCGTTCGTATAAGTATTTGCGTCCGTTGTCTATCAATCGGAATAATCTGGCTTTCGGTGGTTATAATTTCCCGCAGGCTCATTACCTGGATCCGATTGCCTATTACCATTTTACGAAGAGTACGCCGAAAGAGGGAGGTGACGTTACGACTTCGGTGATTTATCAGAATCCGGGCTGGAAGATAGAAGTCGGTTCGAAAGCCGAGTATTGA
- a CDS encoding RNA polymerase sigma factor: MSNDSVLFSQIQGGDREAFKCVFDKYMDRLYFYALGVVKEKEVAEDIVQDVFLYLWHNARKIDLNGLLVRYLLKAVKNACINYKLRLEVEREYQRKFLQTKSDEEEVYSEERLELLRSRLIELLEQLPPKCKEIFVLGCVEGLKYKEIAEQLGISVNTVKTQIKYAYKKLRTDACDLEPDFLLWVLLFGFSEIFE, translated from the coding sequence ATGAGCAATGATTCTGTACTTTTTTCTCAAATTCAGGGAGGGGACCGGGAGGCATTCAAATGTGTTTTTGACAAATACATGGATCGGTTGTATTTTTATGCATTGGGAGTTGTTAAGGAAAAAGAAGTAGCTGAAGATATTGTACAGGATGTTTTTTTGTATTTGTGGCATAATGCCCGGAAAATCGATCTGAACGGTTTATTAGTAAGGTATTTGTTGAAGGCCGTCAAGAATGCCTGTATCAATTATAAGCTGCGTCTCGAAGTGGAGAGGGAATATCAACGGAAATTTTTGCAGACGAAAAGTGATGAGGAAGAAGTTTACTCGGAAGAACGTCTTGAATTGTTGCGTTCGAGGCTGATCGAATTATTGGAGCAATTACCTCCCAAATGTAAGGAAATATTTGTATTGGGGTGTGTAGAAGGTCTGAAATATAAAGAAATTGCCGAGCAGTTAGGTATATCGGTAAATACTGTGAAGACCCAAATCAAATATGCTTATAAAAAGTTAAGGACGGATGCCTGCGATTTAGAGCCGGATTTCCTTTTATGGGTTTTATTGTTCGGTTTTTCCGAAATTTTCGAATAG
- a CDS encoding PorV/PorQ family protein produces the protein TPKEFSIDLGYAYRLCDRWSVSAVLHYISSDLGDFSGAKKGSAFAADLGAMYHAPSWNAGLSVTNLGSKIDYGYDSYDLPASLKAGGAYWHTFSDRHRLTGHAELAYRLMPSDYSGVNVGLGAEYLYNDLIAVRGGYHIGDDKKTGPSYATLGCGLMYRGAEVNFAYWLAGSDSPVKGTFCLSAGWNF, from the coding sequence TTACCCCGAAAGAATTTTCGATAGACCTGGGTTATGCTTACCGGCTTTGTGACCGCTGGTCTGTTTCGGCCGTGCTTCATTACATCAGTTCGGATCTGGGGGACTTCTCCGGAGCGAAGAAGGGTTCGGCCTTTGCAGCGGATCTGGGTGCGATGTATCATGCGCCGTCGTGGAATGCGGGTCTTTCCGTAACGAACCTGGGTTCAAAGATCGATTACGGTTACGACAGCTATGATCTTCCTGCCAGCCTGAAAGCGGGCGGGGCTTACTGGCATACCTTTTCTGACCGGCACCGTCTGACGGGTCATGCGGAGCTGGCTTACCGTCTGATGCCTTCCGATTACAGCGGTGTGAATGTTGGTCTTGGGGCCGAATACCTTTACAATGATCTGATAGCGGTGCGCGGGGGTTATCACATCGGGGACGATAAGAAGACAGGTCCGAGTTACGCCACTCTGGGTTGCGGTCTGATGTACCGCGGAGCAGAAGTGAACTTTGCTTACTGGCTGGCAGGCAGTGATTCACCGGTGAAGGGGACGTTCTGTCTCTCTGCCGGATGGAATTTTTAA
- a CDS encoding PorV/PorQ family protein, with amino-acid sequence MKRTNILLAFLLCSFFGAQGQSASFLNINPDVRSAGMGDGGVALGSNAFSLYLNPSATVFGDSKGAVAYSYLPWQRELTDGSNLHILSGYYRLGNKSGLLAGFRYFTHGDIVVTDGEGNTSGSFTPKEFSIDLGYAYRLCDHWSVSAVLHYISSDLGDFSGAKKGSAFAADLGAMYHAPSWNAGLSVTNLGSKIDYGYDSYELPASLKAGGAYWHTFSDRHRLTGHAELAYRLMPSDYSGVNVGLGAEYLYNDLIAVRGGYHIGDDKKTG; translated from the coding sequence ATGAAAAGAACAAATATATTATTGGCCTTTCTTTTGTGCTCTTTCTTTGGGGCACAGGGCCAGAGCGCCTCATTTCTGAATATCAATCCCGATGTCCGTTCTGCGGGTATGGGAGACGGTGGTGTAGCTCTCGGAAGCAATGCTTTTTCTTTGTATCTCAATCCTTCGGCTACGGTTTTCGGGGATTCGAAGGGGGCTGTGGCTTATTCGTATCTGCCGTGGCAGCGGGAGCTGACAGACGGCAGTAATCTGCATATCCTTTCGGGATATTACCGTCTGGGGAACAAAAGCGGTCTTTTGGCCGGGTTCCGTTATTTTACGCACGGCGATATCGTCGTAACGGACGGTGAGGGCAATACTTCGGGGAGCTTTACCCCGAAAGAATTTTCGATAGACCTGGGTTATGCTTACCGGCTTTGTGACCACTGGTCTGTTTCGGCCGTGCTTCATTACATCAGTTCGGATCTGGGGGATTTCTCCGGAGCGAAGAAGGGTTCGGCCTTTGCAGCGGATCTGGGTGCGATGTATCATGCGCCGTCGTGGAATGCGGGTCTTTCCGTAACGAACCTGGGTTCAAAGATCGATTACGGTTACGACAGCTATGAGCTTCCTGCCAGCCTGAAAGCGGGCGGGGCTTACTGGCATACCTTTTCTGACCGGCACCGTCTGACGGGTCATGCGGAGCTGGCTTACCGTCTGATGCCTTCCGATTACAGCGGCGTGAATGTTGGTCTTGGGGCCGAATACCTTTACAATGATCTGATAGCGGTGCGCGGGGGTTATCACATCGGGGACGATAAGAAGACAGG
- a CDS encoding FecR family protein gives MEDKDIISRLFFSCWEKKEKEGWRLLRDMSETIPDLKRLISGELEVCEEAFSPDREKIWRNILSRIRARERRFRVIRVSMQYAAVFIFSLFMVVAFRVVRESKQKYEIYSPVSEPVGLKPFCGAVLVLDDGKEVDLSAIERDTVFDDRNIRMRIDSFRSVSYGRVNVPVEREVFHTLVVPRVSDYELELSDGSRVRLNSDSRLRFPVSFIGCERRVYLDGEAYFQVTADTTKPFIVESGRMRLKVLGTEFNVCAYATEGNVKATLVEGLVWVRDSLQKNYTVLLPGQQAEVGDGVVRVKEVDVSACISWLKGKFYFDRMSLEDLSCWLERWYDVVFYFENERARSYLFTGVIYRYFSIEEIADLITKTTRGVEFEIDGRRVVVR, from the coding sequence ATGGAAGATAAGGATATTATTTCAAGGCTGTTTTTTTCATGTTGGGAGAAGAAGGAAAAGGAGGGGTGGAGGTTATTGCGTGATATGAGTGAAACGATTCCGGATTTGAAACGATTGATTTCCGGAGAGCTGGAGGTTTGTGAGGAGGCTTTTAGCCCGGACCGGGAAAAGATCTGGCGGAATATTCTTTCCCGGATCCGTGCTCGTGAGCGGCGTTTTCGCGTCATTCGTGTTTCGATGCAGTATGCTGCCGTTTTTATTTTTTCCCTGTTTATGGTGGTTGCTTTTCGTGTGGTGAGAGAGAGTAAGCAGAAATATGAGATTTACAGTCCGGTGTCGGAACCGGTCGGTTTAAAACCGTTTTGTGGTGCGGTATTAGTATTGGATGATGGTAAAGAGGTTGACTTATCTGCCATCGAGCGGGATACGGTGTTTGACGATCGGAATATCCGTATGCGGATCGATTCTTTTAGATCAGTTTCCTATGGTCGGGTGAATGTACCTGTTGAACGGGAGGTTTTTCATACACTGGTGGTTCCCCGTGTATCGGATTATGAGTTGGAGCTGTCGGACGGTAGCCGGGTTCGGCTGAACTCGGATTCCCGTTTAAGGTTTCCGGTTTCTTTTATCGGTTGTGAAAGGCGTGTTTATTTGGATGGAGAGGCTTATTTTCAGGTTACGGCAGATACGACGAAGCCTTTTATTGTAGAATCGGGCCGGATGCGTTTAAAGGTTTTGGGGACGGAATTCAATGTCTGTGCTTATGCAACTGAAGGGAATGTTAAGGCTACGCTTGTGGAAGGATTGGTTTGGGTGAGGGATTCCTTACAGAAAAATTATACCGTATTATTACCGGGTCAGCAGGCTGAAGTGGGTGACGGTGTTGTGCGTGTCAAAGAAGTGGATGTCAGTGCTTGCATTTCCTGGTTGAAGGGTAAGTTTTATTTTGACCGCATGAGTCTGGAAGACCTTTCTTGCTGGCTGGAGAGATGGTATGATGTGGTATTTTATTTTGAGAATGAACGTGCCCGGTCTTATCTTTTTACCGGAGTCATTTATAGATATTTTTCTATTGAAGAGATTGCTGATTTGATAACGAAGACGACACGTGGTGTGGAGTTTGAGATAGACGGCAGGCGGGTTGTTGTACGATGA
- a CDS encoding SusC/RagA family TonB-linked outer membrane protein produces MKKKSNVDESGGVKLFFRRFWVLKLFFILLLCYGQNLSATVEAQMQRVSLSLQDVKLKRVIDALESQTRLDFFYSDREVDVESRVSVKAENEFLDLVLGRVFGPGFSFEFIGDMVVVKPLEPQLPEPEKLKVYGVVSDQNGTIPGVSILIKGTGKGVATDIGGKFELEVLPGAVLRFSCVGYVTQDVKVNKGGELNIVLLEDTEQLEEVVVVGFGSQRKENLTGAVTTVDVKALDSRPVASVGQALQGVVPGLNFSVNNVGGALGNTLNVNIRGGGTIGTGSSGAPLILIDGIEGDMNALNPDDIEKISVLKDAAAAAIYGSRAPFGVILITTKSGKSGRATVTYSNSFRFARPINLPDMLDSYKFAMYFNRASLNGGGGVVFDDETIGRILAYQKGELKTTTIPNPDNGMFQFHTRANANENWTKKHFDKTAFTQEHSFNVNGGSESLSYFMSAAYMNQEGLLKYGDDLFERINVAGNISAQVTDWLRVGLRTRLIREDLDKPLFADDNGLYYHDISRTWPTMPFKDPNGHYMRNSKLEQIENGGRYFRRKDQIYTQGNVVITPLENWNITADFGHRLVNTIWRQNLAKVYEYTSDGTPKLMKFNDNSPEGSTWAYYASQQTNLTTVSTYSDYSLTLNEMHNFKVMIGFNAELFQTEDVGVRRDDVITDEVPSINTAAGKDVTSGYLGQWSTAGFFGRINYDYDGRYLLEINGRYDGSSRFMKSERWNFFPSFSVGWNIAREKFWEDYVVYVNMLKPRVSWGMLGNQNTYVEGNPTATYYPFYLTQPVGTANGSWLIDGKKPNTAWAPYMNSRNMTWEKVKSLNIGLDLGLLNNRLNISGEWYKRTTEDMVGPPAEVSTVIGIATGNLPKRNNATMVTKGWEFQVTWNDRIRDFGYTISFNVSDFKREVTKYPNESKSLGTYYEGQILGQIWGYETVGIAKTDAEMQAHLAHTNQERLGTAWAAGDVMFRNLDDDGEITTGDYTAKNPGDLKVIGNTTPRYSFGLTLGADWKGIDFRAFFQGVGKRDALLGGNYFWGATGNMWQAMGLKEHYDFFRPEGDPLGANVNSYYPRPIFGTQKNNQNQTRYVQSAAYLRLKNLQIGYSLPTHLVAKIGLSRVRVYFSGDNLFTLTKMSKIFDPEAYDGKYSDGKVYPLSRVLSCGLNVTF; encoded by the coding sequence ATGAAAAAAAAATCGAATGTAGATGAAAGTGGAGGCGTGAAATTGTTTTTCCGGCGTTTTTGGGTGTTGAAATTGTTTTTCATCCTCCTTCTTTGTTACGGACAGAATCTGAGTGCCACGGTAGAGGCGCAGATGCAACGTGTTTCTCTCTCTTTGCAAGATGTAAAGTTGAAGCGTGTGATTGATGCATTGGAGAGCCAGACCCGTTTGGACTTTTTTTACAGTGACCGGGAGGTTGATGTGGAGAGCCGAGTGAGTGTGAAAGCAGAGAATGAATTTCTTGATCTTGTTTTAGGACGGGTTTTTGGGCCGGGGTTTTCTTTTGAGTTTATAGGGGACATGGTGGTGGTTAAGCCGCTGGAACCTCAACTTCCGGAACCTGAAAAATTGAAAGTTTACGGTGTAGTATCGGATCAGAACGGAACAATTCCCGGGGTAAGTATTTTAATCAAAGGTACGGGTAAAGGAGTAGCGACGGATATCGGCGGTAAATTCGAGTTGGAGGTATTGCCGGGTGCGGTGCTTCGGTTTTCATGTGTGGGTTATGTGACACAGGATGTAAAGGTGAATAAGGGGGGAGAATTAAATATCGTTCTGCTGGAAGACACAGAGCAATTGGAAGAAGTTGTCGTGGTGGGATTCGGTAGCCAGAGGAAAGAGAATCTTACCGGAGCTGTTACAACTGTTGATGTAAAAGCTCTCGATTCGCGTCCTGTAGCTTCGGTCGGTCAGGCTTTGCAGGGTGTTGTCCCCGGGTTGAATTTTTCTGTAAATAATGTCGGTGGTGCTTTGGGAAATACGTTGAATGTGAACATCCGCGGAGGGGGGACGATCGGAACGGGATCGAGCGGAGCGCCATTGATATTGATCGATGGAATCGAAGGGGATATGAATGCTTTGAATCCGGATGATATTGAAAAGATATCCGTGTTGAAAGATGCGGCAGCAGCAGCGATTTACGGATCGCGGGCTCCGTTCGGGGTGATATTGATTACGACAAAGTCGGGTAAGTCCGGCAGGGCTACAGTGACATACAGTAACAGTTTTCGTTTTGCCCGTCCGATCAATTTACCGGACATGCTTGATTCGTATAAGTTTGCGATGTATTTTAACCGGGCTTCTCTCAACGGAGGTGGAGGTGTTGTTTTTGACGACGAGACGATCGGACGTATTCTTGCTTATCAGAAAGGAGAATTGAAAACGACGACGATTCCTAATCCGGATAACGGTATGTTTCAGTTTCATACAAGGGCAAATGCCAATGAAAACTGGACGAAGAAACATTTTGACAAGACGGCTTTTACTCAGGAGCATTCGTTCAATGTGAACGGAGGATCCGAAAGTCTGAGTTATTTTATGTCTGCCGCATATATGAACCAGGAAGGGCTTTTGAAATACGGAGACGATTTGTTTGAACGTATTAATGTGGCCGGGAATATTTCTGCCCAGGTAACGGATTGGTTACGGGTAGGGTTACGGACCCGCTTGATCCGGGAAGATCTGGATAAACCTTTGTTTGCCGATGATAATGGCTTGTATTATCACGACATTTCCCGTACATGGCCAACGATGCCTTTCAAGGATCCGAACGGTCATTATATGCGTAATTCGAAGTTGGAGCAGATTGAGAACGGAGGACGTTATTTCCGGCGTAAGGATCAGATATATACTCAAGGAAATGTGGTAATCACTCCTTTAGAGAACTGGAATATTACGGCCGATTTCGGTCATCGGCTGGTAAATACGATCTGGCGACAGAATCTGGCTAAGGTATACGAATATACATCAGACGGTACTCCAAAGCTGATGAAATTCAACGATAATTCTCCTGAAGGAAGTACCTGGGCTTATTATGCCAGTCAGCAAACGAACCTGACAACGGTGAGTACCTATTCCGATTATTCGCTGACATTGAATGAAATGCACAATTTTAAAGTAATGATCGGATTCAATGCCGAGTTGTTTCAGACCGAGGATGTCGGTGTGAGGCGGGACGATGTGATTACGGACGAAGTTCCTTCCATCAATACAGCGGCAGGTAAAGATGTGACGAGTGGGTATCTCGGTCAATGGTCTACGGCGGGTTTCTTCGGGCGAATCAATTATGATTACGACGGTCGTTACCTGTTGGAAATTAACGGTCGCTACGATGGTTCTTCCCGTTTTATGAAGAGTGAACGTTGGAATTTTTTCCCTTCATTTTCGGTTGGCTGGAATATAGCCCGGGAAAAATTCTGGGAAGATTATGTCGTTTATGTCAATATGTTGAAACCTCGGGTATCCTGGGGTATGCTGGGTAACCAGAATACGTATGTAGAGGGAAATCCGACGGCTACGTATTATCCTTTTTATTTGACACAACCGGTAGGTACTGCGAACGGCAGTTGGCTGATCGATGGAAAAAAACCGAATACAGCGTGGGCTCCTTATATGAACAGTCGGAATATGACCTGGGAGAAAGTAAAGAGTCTGAATATCGGTTTGGACCTGGGCCTGCTGAACAATCGCCTGAATATATCCGGAGAATGGTATAAACGTACCACAGAGGATATGGTCGGTCCGCCGGCAGAAGTTTCTACCGTTATCGGTATCGCTACCGGTAATTTGCCGAAACGGAACAATGCGACGATGGTGACGAAAGGATGGGAATTTCAGGTGACCTGGAACGACCGGATCCGCGATTTCGGGTATACGATATCTTTTAATGTTTCTGATTTCAAACGAGAGGTAACCAAATATCCGAATGAAAGTAAATCTTTGGGAACTTATTATGAAGGGCAGATATTGGGGCAAATCTGGGGTTATGAAACCGTGGGTATTGCAAAGACGGATGCGGAAATGCAGGCTCATTTGGCCCATACGAATCAGGAGCGTCTCGGTACGGCATGGGCTGCGGGCGATGTGATGTTCCGGAATCTGGATGATGACGGCGAGATTACGACGGGAGATTATACGGCTAAGAATCCGGGTGATTTGAAAGTGATCGGTAATACGACCCCTCGTTATTCTTTTGGATTGACATTGGGTGCTGATTGGAAAGGTATTGATTTCAGGGCTTTTTTCCAGGGAGTCGGTAAACGGGATGCCCTGTTGGGTGGAAATTACTTTTGGGGAGCAACGGGTAATATGTGGCAGGCTATGGGACTGAAAGAGCATTATGATTTTTTCCGGCCGGAAGGTGATCCGTTGGGAGCTAATGTAAACTCGTATTATCCCCGTCCTATATTCGGTACCCAGAAAAACAACCAGAATCAGACCCGTTATGTACAGAGTGCTGCTTATCTCCGGTTGAAAAATTTGCAGATCGGTTATTCGTTACCGACGCATCTTGTCGCGAAAATAGGTCTTTCACGGGTGAGGGTTTATTTTTCCGGGGATAATTTGTTTACGCTTACAAAAATGTCGAAAATATTCGACCCAGAAGCGTATGACGGGAAGTATTCAGACGGTAAGGTGTATCCGCTTTCCCGTGTTTTGTCGTGCGGATTAAATGTTACATTTTAA
- a CDS encoding sulfatase family protein: MRSTKYYFIFSWIASFFWPFQSCAKKSQEHPNLVFIMADQWRGTALGYLDVEPVITPNLDRLAAEGVAFENAVSSYPVSSPARGMLMTGQYPVSSKVTGNCNSENAPYGVELPVEARCWSDVLKDQGYSLGYIGKWHLDAPYFPYVDTYNNRGKVAWNEWCPKERRHGFDYWIAYGTYDNHLKPMYWNRDAGRDDFYYVNQWGPEYETDRAIEYLRNKDGCREEGRPFALVVSINPPHTGYELVPEKYKTLYKDLDIEKWCQRPDIPKKGNSNGDFYRNSVKDYYACMTGVDEQIGRIVETLKQEGLWENTIVVFTSDHGDCMGMHGVIGKDIYYEEAMRIPMIVTWPARIKPRRDADSRIALADLYPTLLSLMGYKSVIPLQVETFDLSERIISGNGFQPDFQPYYRIEPARSTNGWRGLRGKRYTFAIKVENGTITETVLFDRSDDPYELKNIVTENPDLELKFKKLLRKWLDRTNDSFAMFLD; encoded by the coding sequence ATGAGAAGTACAAAATATTATTTCATTTTTTCTTGGATAGCTTCTTTTTTCTGGCCTTTTCAATCTTGTGCAAAGAAGTCTCAAGAACATCCGAACCTTGTTTTTATTATGGCTGATCAATGGCGGGGAACTGCTTTGGGATATTTGGATGTGGAGCCGGTAATCACTCCGAATTTGGATCGTTTGGCGGCTGAGGGAGTTGCTTTTGAGAATGCAGTCAGTAGTTATCCGGTTTCTTCGCCGGCCCGGGGAATGTTGATGACCGGACAATACCCTGTTTCCAGTAAAGTTACCGGTAATTGTAATTCAGAGAATGCGCCTTATGGGGTAGAATTGCCGGTAGAGGCCAGGTGTTGGTCGGATGTATTGAAAGATCAGGGATATTCATTGGGATATATTGGAAAATGGCATTTGGATGCGCCTTATTTCCCTTATGTGGATACCTATAATAACAGAGGAAAGGTTGCCTGGAACGAATGGTGTCCGAAAGAACGCCGGCATGGATTTGATTATTGGATTGCTTATGGCACTTACGATAATCATTTAAAACCGATGTATTGGAACCGGGATGCCGGCCGGGATGATTTTTATTATGTGAACCAGTGGGGACCGGAATATGAAACGGACAGAGCTATCGAATATTTGAGGAATAAAGACGGATGTAGGGAAGAAGGGCGGCCTTTTGCCTTAGTGGTGTCTATAAATCCGCCGCATACAGGGTATGAGTTGGTACCGGAAAAATACAAAACATTATATAAAGATCTGGATATTGAAAAATGGTGTCAGCGTCCGGACATTCCGAAAAAAGGCAATTCCAACGGTGATTTTTATCGGAATTCCGTGAAGGATTACTATGCCTGTATGACCGGAGTAGATGAACAAATCGGCCGGATTGTAGAGACATTGAAGCAGGAAGGCCTGTGGGAAAATACAATTGTTGTATTTACTTCCGATCACGGTGACTGTATGGGCATGCACGGTGTCATCGGCAAGGATATCTATTATGAAGAGGCGATGCGTATACCGATGATTGTGACATGGCCTGCAAGGATTAAACCACGTCGGGATGCTGATTCCCGTATTGCTTTGGCCGATCTGTATCCTACTTTGTTGTCGTTGATGGGATATAAATCGGTTATTCCTTTGCAGGTAGAAACATTCGATTTATCGGAACGAATTATTTCCGGTAATGGGTTCCAGCCGGATTTTCAGCCTTACTATCGAATCGAGCCTGCGCGGAGTACGAACGGTTGGCGAGGATTGCGGGGTAAACGGTATACTTTTGCAATAAAGGTTGAAAACGGAACAATAACAGAAACGGTGCTTTTCGACCGGAGTGATGATCCGTATGAATTGAAGAATATTGTTACGGAAAATCCCGATTTGGAACTTAAATTTAAGAAATTGCTGCGAAAATGGTTGGATCGGACAAATGATTCTTTTGCCATGTTTTTGGATTGA